The following DNA comes from Chryseobacterium gallinarum.
ACCAATCTTTAAGCCCTTGATCCTGTCTTCCTTCAAAGCCTTTGCAGAAATAAATATAATAGGGATTTCCGCATTTTTTTCCCGGATGTATTGTGCCAGTTCAAATCCGTTGATCTCTGGCATCATAATGTCCAGAAGACAAATGTCAAAGCTTTCGCTATTGAATGCTTCAAGGGCAGATTTGCCATCAGGATAGCAGAAAATTTCATAATAGCTTTCCAGGCTGTCCTGAATAAGGAAGGCTATTGTTTTGTCGTCTTCTGCATATAAGATTTTTGATTTCTCCATTACTAATTTAAACATTTAAAATGGTACAAACAGGCTAATGGTTATTCCCTTATCAGCGTTGTTTTCCACTGAAATTTTCCAGTTGTGCTGCTGAACTACCTTTTTTACATAAAACAGCCCTAATCCAAAGCCGTTTACCTCATCACTTTTTGTGGTAGGTACTCTGTAAAATTTATCAAAAATATGAGGAATATTTTTAGGAGGTATACCGATTCCGTTATCTTTAAACTTTAAATATAAGCCTTTTGAATCCTTAAAGGCGGAAATAATAATATGAGGTGCTGTATCACAGTATTTAATGGAATTATCCAGGATATTGTAAATGATATTGGTAAAATGAAATTCATCAGCAATGACAGAAACCGTGTCCCCGACTTCTATCCGGATCGTAAGATTTTCATTCTTATGCTTTATTGTGTCAGCAATTTCCGTAATGAATGGTAACAGAGTGATCTTTTGGAACTTTAATGAAAGTCCTGAAGCATCATTTTTAGCAATATTTAATATTTTTTCAATATGATGATTCAGTTTATAGCTTTGATCGGTAATAATGGATGTATAAGTCTGGAGTCTGGGATTCTCCTTTATTAGTTCCTGTTTTGTCAGGGCTTCCGAAGCCAAAAGAATGGAAGAAAGGGGAGTCTTGAATTCATGGGTCATATTATTGATAAAGTCCCGTTGAAGTTCTGAGAATTTTTTCTGCTGGATGATCGTATATATAGAGTACACATAGACAAGAAGAATAATGATCAGGGCGAATGTAAGCAAATACCAGAACCGTAATGAGCTTATCAGGTAGGTGGCTTTATCCGGGAAACGTATGGAAAAATAATA
Coding sequences within:
- a CDS encoding sensor histidine kinase, which produces MEIKKLNIIITLGFVAIIGILIAQLLWTRQAYNLEDKKFNQTVNIALLEVAEKLSGGKTSFTESPVQNISNDYYVVNINNDFHPAVLEHYLKTEFTRFQINTNYVYALYNCHSDRMIYGKYISSHQKNSGNKTIQFPKHKNLVYYFSIRFPDKATYLISSLRFWYLLTFALIIILLVYVYSIYTIIQQKKFSELQRDFINNMTHEFKTPLSSILLASEALTKQELIKENPRLQTYTSIITDQSYKLNHHIEKILNIAKNDASGLSLKFQKITLLPFITEIADTIKHKNENLTIRIEVGDTVSVIADEFHFTNIIYNILDNSIKYCDTAPHIIISAFKDSKGLYLKFKDNGIGIPPKNIPHIFDKFYRVPTTKSDEVNGFGLGLFYVKKVVQQHNWKISVENNADKGITISLFVPF